The segment CTGTAAGTATTGTGATTACTGCCTTTGAAGACGGTCGGGATTGGGTTTCACATGTCGTTTTCGTTGTACTTACGATCAAAATCACTCCATGTAAAAACCCAACCCTCCCTGCATAGCGAGACCGGGGAGCGAAGCGACCCTGGCGAGACTTGTACTGGTGAGTGCATAGCGAGACCGGGGAGCGAAGCGACCCCAGGCACGACTTGTGCCCTGTGGGTATGACGGCTTTTTCACAATGCTTTTATCGGGAACCGTGCCGGCTTTGCAATTCCGAGAGGACCCGGTCCAGGGGAAGTTGCTGCTGTCTGAACAGTACCATCAGATGAAAGAGGAGATCGGAGGCTTCCCAGGCCAGTTCCTGATGGGATTCATTTTTGGCCGCAATGATCACTTCCGCCGCCTCTTCCCCCACTTTCTTCAAAATCTTGTCCGCCCCTTCTTCCAGCAGATACGTCGTGTAAGAGTTAGCGGGCCGGCGGGTGTCCCTTTCCGCAATCACCTGTTCCAGGGTGTTCAAGATCGCGTAGCGGTCTCCGGAATCCTCCCTCTCCCCTCTGAAACAGGAATAGTCCCCGTTGTGACAGGCCGGTCCCCGGGGTAGGACGCGAATGAGGAGAGCATCCCGGTCACAGTCGGGGCGGATCTCCACCACCTGCTGGGTATGGCCGGAAGTGGCCCCCTTATGCCACAACTCCTGTCTGGAGCGGCTCCAAAACCAGGTCTCCCCGGTTTCCAGTGTCTTGGCGAGAGAGGTTTCATTCATATAGGCCAGGGTGAGCACTTCTTTGCTGACGGCATCCTGGACGATGGCCGGAACCAGCCCGTCGTCACCAAAGCGGAGCCGGGTCAGATCCGGACTCTGTTTCACCTGACATGCACTCCCTTCTCCTTGAGATACACCTTCAGCTCCTGTAAGGGAACTTCTCCGTAATGGAAAATGGAAGCCGCCAGAGCGGCCGCCGCCCGGGTACAGGTGAAGACATCGTAAAAATGTTGTCGGTTCCCGGCCCCTCCCGAAGCGATCACCGGTACCCGGACCGCTTCCGACACGGATCCGGTCAGCTCCAGATCAAACCCGCTCTTCCGCCCGTCCCGGTCCATGCTGGTCAGCAGAATCTCCCCCGCTCCCCGTTCCACCGCCTCCCGGGCCCAGTCCACCACCCGTCTCCCCGTGGGTTTACGGCCACCGTGGGTATGGACAAACCAGTCTTTCTTCTTTGCATCATAGCGGGCGTCGATGGCGACGACGATGCACTGATTCCCAAACCGGCGGGCTCCCTCTTCGATCAGATCCGGCTTTTTGACCGCGGCGGTATTGATGGAAATTTTGTCCGCCCCGGCCCGCAACAGGGTGAACATATCCCCGGTGGAATGGATCCCACCTCCGACGGTAAAGGGAATACTCAACGTCCCGGCGGCTTCCCGGACCACCTCCACCATCGTTTTTCGCCCTTCGACAGTGGCGGAAATATCGAGGAAGACCAGTTCATCGGCACCTGTCTGATCGTAAAGGGCGGCCAAGGCCACCGGATCCCCGGCGTCCCGCAGATTGGCGAAGGAGACTCCCTTCACCACCCGTCCATCCCGGACATCCAGACAGGGGATCACCCGCTTGGTAATCATCGGCTCCCCTCCTTTACCGCCAACAACCCGGCCTTTAGATCGATATCACCTGTATAGAGGGCTTTCCCCACGATGGCACCGATCACACCCATCGGTGCCAACCGGGCCAACGCGGTCAGATGAGCGGGATGGCCCACCCCGCCGGAGGCGATCACCCCTTTTCCCGTCGCCTCGGCCAGGGAGCGGACAGCGGCGATGTTGGGACCGGTCAGGGTTCCGTCCCGGGAAATGTCGGTGAAGATAAAGGTTTCCGCACCGTGGGCCGCCATCTCCCGGCCCAGGTCCTCCACCCGGACTTCAGAGGTTTCCAGCCAGCCGTGGGTGGCCACCCGGCCGTTCCTGGCGTCCAAGCCGAGAGCGATCCGGTCTCCATAACGGCGGAGGGCTTCCTTTACAAAACGGGGATCATCGATGGCTGCAGAACCGATCACCACCCGGGAAACCCCCAGGGAGAGAAGATCCTCCAACCGCTTCAGATCTCTGACGCCGCCCCCGACCTGCACCGGGATACCCGCCGAGCGGATGATCTCCCCTACCGCCGACAGATTGACATGATCTCCGGTTTTGGCCGCATCCAGGTCCACCACATGCAACCAGCGGGCCCCCTCCTCTTCCCAACGGCGGGCCATCTGAACCGGATCCTCCCCGTAGACAGTCTCCCGCGCAAAATCCCCCTGAACCAGGCGGACGCAACGTCCGCCCCTGAGATCGATGGCCGGATACAGAGTGAAACTCACCCCACTTTCACCCTTTCCTCACAGAGAGCGGCGAAGCGCTCCAGCAGCAGGCGGCCCGTCTCTCCGCTTTTTTCCGGATGAAACTGCATCCCGAAGAGGTTGTTTCGGCCCACGATGGCCGCGACGGGACCGCCATAATCGGTCACAGCCAGAACATCCTCCGGGTTGTCGGCGAGAACGTGGTAGGAGTGGGCAAAGTAGCCACTTCCTTCCCCCACTCCCTTTAACAGCGGATGGGGACCGTTGAAACGGAGTCCGTTCCAGCCCATGTGGGGGACATTGCGGTTCCCCTCAAAGCGAACCGCATGTCCCGCGAGGAGATTGAGTCCCTGATGGTAACCGTGCTCCTCGCTCCCGGTGAAGAGTAACTGCATCCCCAGGCAGATCCCGAGGAGCGGGGTTCCCTTTTCCAGGGCCACTTCCCTGATCGCATCCACCCATCCGCGCTCTTTCAACTCCTTCATCCCATTCCCGAAGGCTCCCACCCCCGGCAGGATCACCCCGTCCGCCCCCTGAATCTCCTGTGGATCCGAGGTGACCCGGACCTGGCGCCCCATCCGGTCCAGGGCCCGGCTGACACTGTACAGATTGCCCATTCCGTAATCGATGACGGCGGCGATCACTTTACAACACCCCTTTGGAGGAAGGAACGGTGGTGACGCGGGGGTCGATGGCCACCGCTTCATCCAGTGCCCTTCCCAATGCTTTGAACAGAGCCTCGATCCGATGGTGGGTGTTCCCCCCGTAATGAAGAATCACATGGAGATTCATGCGGGCCTCCAATGCCAGTTTCCAAAAAAATTCATGAACCAGTTCCGTATCAAAACGGCCCACTTGTTGCGCGGGGAAATCGGCACGAAACTCCAAGTGGGGGCGGTTGGACAGATCCAGCACCACCTGACCCAGGGATTCATCCATGGGAATCCAGGCCTGACCATAACGGCGGATCCCGGTCTTATCCCCCAACGCCTCGCGGATGGCTTGACCGAGACAGATCGCGACATCTTCCACCGTGTGATGGTCATCCACTTCAATATCCCCGTCGGCTTCCACTTGCAGGTCGAACAAGCCGTGTTTGCAAAACAGATCCAGCATATGTTCCAGGAAAGGGACGCCGGTTTTCAATTGCGCTTTTCCGGTTCCATCCAGATCGAGCCAAACCCGGATCCGTGTCTCCTTCGTCTCCCTGTGGATCTTTGCGGATCGGTTACCCATTCTCCCCCTCCTTCACCACCCGGGCGCGAATCGATGCGGCGTGGGCGGTCAACCCTTCGGCTTCCGCCAGGGTGATCACATCTTCCGCGTCCCTTGTCAAAGCTTCCCGGCTGTAGGATATCAGACTGGTCTTTTTGAGAAAATCGTCCACCCCCAGCGGTGAAAAAAACCGGGCCGTGCCGTTGGTGGGAAGAACATGGTTGGGCCCGGCAAAGTAATCCCCCACCGGTTCCGGACTCCAGGGTCCCAAAAACAGGGCCCCGGCGTTTTTCACCCGGCCCACCCAACTCCAGGGATCTTCCACCATCAATTCCAGATGCTCCGGAGCCAACCGGTTGGCCACTTCCACCGCCTGGGCGAGGTCGTCGGTCAGACAGATCGCTCCCTGCTCCCGGACCGATCGGGCAGCGATCTCCTTCCGTTCCAGTCGGTCGCACTGTTGTTCCAATTCCAGTGCCACCGCTTCCGCCAGAGGCTGAGAAGGGGTGATCAGGACGGCGGAAGCCATCGGGTCGTGTTCCGCCTGGGACAGGAGATCCCCCGCCACATATGAGGGATCGGCACTCCCGTCGGCCACCACCACAATCTCGCTGGGCCCCGCCACCATGTCGATATCCACCTGTCCATAAACCCACCGTTTGGCGAGAGCGACATAGATGTTTCCGGGCCCGACGATTTTATCCACTGCCGGGACAGACTCCGTGCCCCAGGCGAGAGCCGCCACCGCCTGGGCACCGCCCACCTTCAACACCCGATCCACTCCCGCCTCCCGGGCCGCCACCAAAGTGGAAGCGTGGACGCTTCCGTCAGGCCGGGGCGGGGTGACCATCACCACTTCCTCCACACCGGCCACCCGAGCGGGAATCACGTTCATCAGCACACTGGAGGGGTAAGCGGCCCGTCCCCCCGGCACATAGACTCCCACCCGGGCCAAGGGGCGGATCAGCTGACCCAAAACCGTCCCGTCCGCCTCCGTTTCCATCCAGGAGCGGCGTTTCTGCCCCTCATGATAACGCCGGATCCTTTTTGCCGCCTTCCGCAAGGAGTGAACAAAGGTTTGTTCCACTTGTCGGTAAGCCTCTTCAAATTCGGCCTCCTCCACCTCCAAAGGTTCCGGGTCCGCTCCGTCCAATTCCTTGGTGTACCGACGGAGGGCGGCATCCCCTTCTGTTCGGACCGCGGACAAAATTTCCCGGACGATTTTTTCCCGTCGTTCATCTCCCTCATCCACTCTCCGACGTGTGGACAACTGCTCCGGACGGACCACCGCGATCATCGCAATCCCCCTTCCCCATGACCACCCGGGCCAATCGCTCATATAACCTGTCGATCCGTCGGCTTTTCAGACGGTAGCTGGCCCGGTTGGCAATCAGGCGGGAGGTGACCCGGGTGATCTCCTCCAATTCCACCAGCCCGTTCTCCCGCAAGGTTTGCCCCGTGGAGACGATATCCACAATCCGGTCGGCCAAGCCGGTCAAAGGCGCCAGCTCCACGGAGCCGTTCAGGCAGATCACTTCCACCTGCTGTCCCTGTTCCCGGAACCAGCGGTTGGCGATCCGGGGATATTTGGTGGCCACCTTGGGATTTAAAACCGGTTGCCAATCCGGAGTTCCCGCCAGGGAGAGCCGGCAGGGACTGATCTGAAGGTCCAGCAGCTCGTAGACATCCCGGTCTTCCTCCATCAATACATCCTTTCCCGCCACGCCCAGGTCGGCCGCTCCATGTTCCACACAGGTGGGCACATCCACCGGCTTCACCAACAGAAAGGAAAGGTCTTCCGCCGGCACCTCCACCATCAACTTCCGGGAATCCTCCGCCAGTTCCCGGGGCAGATTCAGCCCGGCCTCCTCCAGTAAGGTCAGCGCATCGCTGAATATCCTTCCCTTGGGCATGGCCACAGTCAGTCTCCCCTCAATCCCCATCCCCTTCTCTCACCTCCACCACCTGATCAAACCCGGCCGACCGTGCCGGAGAAAAGCCCGATTCGGCAATGAACAGGGTGACCCGATTTCCCCGCCTGCGCAATTCCTGTGCCTGCCGGCAAGCTTCCCGATGCAACCGGCGGGGATAGACCAGGGCCACCGCCTCCCGTGACTCGGGCCTTGGGGGGCAGGCCATCACCAACCGATCCGTTTTCAATGCGAATCCCCGTGCCGGAGCCGGCCGGCCGAACAGAGCCATCAAGCGGTCATAACGCCCCCCGGACAACAGATAATACCTGTCAGCCCCATATCCTTCAAAGTACATCCCGGTATAATAATCGAGACTTCCCGTCAGACTCAGGTCGAGCATCACATGGGAGGTGACACCCCAATCCTCCAGGGCCTCCCATATCCCTTCCAGATGAGCGGCCGCAGCGGCCGACTCCTCCCCCCGACTCTCACTTCGCAACCGTTGCAACACTTCCCGCTCTCCCCGGAGAGACAGAAGCGAGAGGAGTCGTTCTTGTCTTTGCTCCGGCAACCCCGATGCC is part of the Kroppenstedtia eburnea genome and harbors:
- the hisG gene encoding ATP phosphoribosyltransferase, producing the protein MGIEGRLTVAMPKGRIFSDALTLLEEAGLNLPRELAEDSRKLMVEVPAEDLSFLLVKPVDVPTCVEHGAADLGVAGKDVLMEEDRDVYELLDLQISPCRLSLAGTPDWQPVLNPKVATKYPRIANRWFREQGQQVEVICLNGSVELAPLTGLADRIVDIVSTGQTLRENGLVELEEITRVTSRLIANRASYRLKSRRIDRLYERLARVVMGKGDCDDRGGPSGAVVHTSESG
- the hisB gene encoding imidazoleglycerol-phosphate dehydratase HisB produces the protein MGNRSAKIHRETKETRIRVWLDLDGTGKAQLKTGVPFLEHMLDLFCKHGLFDLQVEADGDIEVDDHHTVEDVAICLGQAIREALGDKTGIRRYGQAWIPMDESLGQVVLDLSNRPHLEFRADFPAQQVGRFDTELVHEFFWKLALEARMNLHVILHYGGNTHHRIEALFKALGRALDEAVAIDPRVTTVPSSKGVL
- the hisIE gene encoding bifunctional phosphoribosyl-AMP cyclohydrolase/phosphoribosyl-ATP diphosphatase HisIE, with the protein product MKQSPDLTRLRFGDDGLVPAIVQDAVSKEVLTLAYMNETSLAKTLETGETWFWSRSRQELWHKGATSGHTQQVVEIRPDCDRDALLIRVLPRGPACHNGDYSCFRGEREDSGDRYAILNTLEQVIAERDTRRPANSYTTYLLEEGADKILKKVGEEAAEVIIAAKNESHQELAWEASDLLFHLMVLFRQQQLPLDRVLSELQSRHGSR
- the hisF gene encoding imidazole glycerol phosphate synthase subunit HisF; protein product: MITKRVIPCLDVRDGRVVKGVSFANLRDAGDPVALAALYDQTGADELVFLDISATVEGRKTMVEVVREAAGTLSIPFTVGGGIHSTGDMFTLLRAGADKISINTAAVKKPDLIEEGARRFGNQCIVVAIDARYDAKKKDWFVHTHGGRKPTGRRVVDWAREAVERGAGEILLTSMDRDGRKSGFDLELTGSVSEAVRVPVIASGGAGNRQHFYDVFTCTRAAAALAASIFHYGEVPLQELKVYLKEKGVHVR
- the hisD gene encoding histidinol dehydrogenase; the protein is MIAVVRPEQLSTRRRVDEGDERREKIVREILSAVRTEGDAALRRYTKELDGADPEPLEVEEAEFEEAYRQVEQTFVHSLRKAAKRIRRYHEGQKRRSWMETEADGTVLGQLIRPLARVGVYVPGGRAAYPSSVLMNVIPARVAGVEEVVMVTPPRPDGSVHASTLVAAREAGVDRVLKVGGAQAVAALAWGTESVPAVDKIVGPGNIYVALAKRWVYGQVDIDMVAGPSEIVVVADGSADPSYVAGDLLSQAEHDPMASAVLITPSQPLAEAVALELEQQCDRLERKEIAARSVREQGAICLTDDLAQAVEVANRLAPEHLELMVEDPWSWVGRVKNAGALFLGPWSPEPVGDYFAGPNHVLPTNGTARFFSPLGVDDFLKKTSLISYSREALTRDAEDVITLAEAEGLTAHAASIRARVVKEGENG
- the hisA gene encoding 1-(5-phosphoribosyl)-5-[(5-phosphoribosylamino)methylideneamino]imidazole-4-carboxamide isomerase — its product is MSFTLYPAIDLRGGRCVRLVQGDFARETVYGEDPVQMARRWEEEGARWLHVVDLDAAKTGDHVNLSAVGEIIRSAGIPVQVGGGVRDLKRLEDLLSLGVSRVVIGSAAIDDPRFVKEALRRYGDRIALGLDARNGRVATHGWLETSEVRVEDLGREMAAHGAETFIFTDISRDGTLTGPNIAAVRSLAEATGKGVIASGGVGHPAHLTALARLAPMGVIGAIVGKALYTGDIDLKAGLLAVKEGSR
- the hisH gene encoding imidazole glycerol phosphate synthase subunit HisH; this translates as MAAVIDYGMGNLYSVSRALDRMGRQVRVTSDPQEIQGADGVILPGVGAFGNGMKELKERGWVDAIREVALEKGTPLLGICLGMQLLFTGSEEHGYHQGLNLLAGHAVRFEGNRNVPHMGWNGLRFNGPHPLLKGVGEGSGYFAHSYHVLADNPEDVLAVTDYGGPVAAIVGRNNLFGMQFHPEKSGETGRLLLERFAALCEERVKVG